A region from the Plutella xylostella chromosome 6, ilPluXylo3.1, whole genome shotgun sequence genome encodes:
- the LOC119694197 gene encoding uncharacterized protein LOC119694197, producing MEGVSVESWLHRPPPAAQNWGRDSVQAACRGAARHTVRRDSALPDNDTYFVESVPNFKKFKHLLSFQEAVTMQTAYHSFASVCIKDAARMTEDGNYKDIKYNLLQFKKT from the exons ATGGAGGGTGTTAGTGTAGAAAGCTGGTTGCACCGTCCGCCTCCCGCTGCCCAGAATTGGGGTAGAGATTCAGTACAAGCAGCGTGTAGGGGCGCGGCTCGCCACACGGTTAGACGCGACTCAGCTCTTCCTGACAACGACACTTATTTTGTAGAATCAGTTcccaattttaaaaaattcaaaCACCTGCTGAGCTTTCAAG aAGCTGTGACGATGCAGACTGCCTACCACTCCTTTGCCAGCGTGTGCATCAAAG ATGCCGCCAGAATGACTGAAGATggaaattataaagatatcaaatacaatttattgcagtttaaaaaaacatag